The genomic interval TAGCCCTTATTGCTTAGGTCAGAACTGGCAGAATCACTTCTGCCTCCTTTCTATTGGTTAAAGCAAGTAACTGGGTAAACCCTGCACAGGACATAAAGACTGGGGGGCCTGGTTCACAGGGGACCATCCTTGTGACTAGGCACCCCATAGTTTAATAGAGCCAACTTCATCCCTCCTCAAGTCTCCAAAGAAATATTAGTCAAAGGAAGACTGATCCTGAGAAGGTGGATAGCTTCGCCTATTTCATCACCACAATTTAAGGGAAAACCTGTAATGAAAATGCATAAACGTTAGATTTTCCCAGAGAGGCTGTGCATGTAAACAGCCGGTAATACAGTGTCAGAAACACCCACAATGCTCGACACAGGAGCATAGCATTTAGCCTGTGCTAGCAGTGCGCCTCTGGCAACGCAGAGCTTTGAACTGTGTTATAACCGTGGTCTTTCCCATCACTCTCGGCGCTGTTCTCTTTTTATGTTTAGTTTACCCACCTTGTCCTCTCAGGCTCCCAAGGCCTTTGTTTCCACATCTTGCGTCATTGCCATTTATGATTTAGGTGCTCCTTAGTTAGATTTTGTCTGAGGAGTCTGTGTTAGTTTGTTTGAATTGCTGTAAAgaaacacccaagactgggtaacttttaaagaaaagaggttgatttCGGCTCACCATTCTGCAAGCTTTGCAGGAAGAATGgtactggcatctgcttctgatgagacGCTGAGGAGCCTTACAACCATGGTAGAAAGGCGAAGggagagcaggcacatcacatggcgagagagggagcaagagagaggaggtgccaggcacctttaaacaaccaggtcttgtGTGtactgagaactcactcatcaccaaggggatggagCTGAGCCACTCAGgagggatctgtccccatgatccaataccTCCTGCCAGCCCCCACCTGCAACaatggggatcacatttcaacatgagatttggaggggacaaagatccaaaccatatcagagtcCTTGTCAATttggcccaagggatcctcctttCCCCCTGCCTAGCTCTTGGAACAGTTCCTTTAAGGATTATTCAAATCTCTTGGTCTTCAtgtccttgattttttttattttgtgctatCCTTTCTTTACATTAGAAGAAGCTTGCTTCCAAAACATTTGAGGATTCCCtgggtttttgttattgttgtttatttttatttcttttgtacttAAGTTGCATGTCAAGGCATTTAGTTATTTTAGTGGCTTACCTTAGAAAAATTAATCTATATTATCATGAGCAAATATATTTGTCAGCCATTTGGCAAACCTAAagataaaatgttctttattGAGGGTTAATGAAGATGATTCCCAAGATTctggaaataaatttctttgttaGGATGATATAATGTTATGATCCTAACATAGCACTCAgagaatattaatatatgtgcAAAGGAAATGGGATTTTAGAGTTTTGGGTTTTGGGCATCACTTTTCCTTTCATCTGAATTCCAGCTCCAGTCCTGAGGTTAAAAAGGCTCAAAATTCAAGGGCCTAAATAGGAGACAGGAGAGATGGGTACCAGGCAGAAAGAGTAGGAGGTGGTATAGAAAGCCTTCTGAGTGCAAACTATAGGAAACCAGCTCAGGCATTGGCCCTACTGATTTGCCTGGCTAGACTACAGAGATGTTCACGGAGAAAGCCTCGCTCATCAAAGTCATTATCCTAACCTCTCTAGCCAATCTTTCTGATGAAATATTTACTCCCATATCCAACCTAGACTTGATCTACAGGCTACTGTCCTACTGAGATTGCCACAAAGTCAAGAAAACACTACTAACTCTTATCAATGAAAAGAGCCTTAAGAATTATCTAGGccactggttctcaaactttttaaatctctggtctctttatacttttaaaagttattaaaaaccCTTAAAAGCTTTTGCTTATGTAGCTGGCTTGTATCTCTTGATATTTAGTGGATCAGAAATCAAAACCAGTGAGACACTGCctcttaattaattaaataagaaataaaaaccaaacaaaatatttatttattaattcatttaaaaaaataataagctaatTAAATGTGAATGTAAGcaacatttttagtaaaaaataaccatgtttctaaaacattttgTTGAGAAGAGTGGCATAATTtgatatttttgcaaataaatctctttaatgtctcacttaatagaagacagctgtATTCTCATATCTGCTTTCTGCTTCAATCTGTTGTGATATGTTATTTTGGTTGAAAGTATAGCCTCGCAAAGACATGTAATTGTAAGAGGAAAGAAGTAAGATGTGTAATTGTAAAGGGAAGAACTATTTTAATGGATATTGCAAGTAATTGTGGATATTCTTTGATATGACACCAAAACTCCACAACTGTAGTTTCTGAAATGTTGGCTGTAACATTTCATGAAATTCAAAATTAGATAAACATACTTGTGGCACTCTGTAACATCAAAATCCATCAGTGGGGCTTATTTCACGTAacataatttcctttatttctatacatgttgttgcaaatgatagaatttcagtctttttatggctgaataatattccattgtgtatatgtaccacattttaaagtTCACTATTCTCACTAATATGTGGGAATTAAAAAATGTGAGCTCACAGATAGAGGAGAATATTAGTTatgagaggctgggaagggtagtgaggaGCGAGGGTAAAGAGGGCATGGTTAATGCAGATAATAATACATTTAGATAAGGAGTAAGAGCTTGTATTCAGTTGCAGAATAGAGTGACTatggttaacaataatttattatatatttcaaaataactaaaatagtggGATTGGAATGTTCCTAACGCAAAGAAATGATCAATGCGTCAGGGGGTGAATACCTCAATCATCCTGATTTGATCATAATACactgtatgcttgtatcaaaatatcacatgtaatcCATAAGTCATATAGCTATTATATATccataataattgaaaataaaatatcaaaacaaaattcATTGGTTTATCTTGTACcccaaaataagttttaaaatctcATGCATAATTTTTGATGCTGAGCATTATAGGAAGAAACTTTatgaaaattttttctaaatgacAAGAGAGAGGTCAATATAAGAAAGTAGCATAAAAGAGCAAGGTGATAAAGTGGCAAAAGGGACTTATGGGATACATTTTCAGAGGATCAAGGACATAAACTAttgtaaatgaaagagaaagaaaataaaggcttttttaaaaaaaattctcatctaTGGAGCATTTCCCAAGTGCTTAATGAGATCATTTCATGTAATTCATTCTTAAAATATTGCATGAGATTGAATGGATGATTCCTGCCTTACAGGGGAGCTAAGGTGCATGATGCAGCACCAGGAAACATGGGACTGGAACCCACtacatctgacccagcaatttgtgaattttttaaaatgagtttttacaAATTCCGAAAGTAATATACAAACTTTTTCAGTAAACAAAGCAAAGTAAAAGATAAAAGCTTCTTGatccccctcccctcctgctccccTGCTAAAAGTTAGTAATAGTCCATACAGACATCATACTTTCACCAAATGAAAGCTCCAGCTTTTAATTGCTCTACGATCCCCTTTACCACAAGCAGTGATGAATCTTAAGACTGATCCAGAACTACGTCGGTGGTAGCAGAACCAACAAGGCAGAAGGCTGCTAAATGCTGCCTGAGTTTACCTGACTACGTGTAGATTTCTGGCTGTGTTTACTTTCTGGAGCTTCTTAGAGCCCAGGGTTTGAAGGATTTCTCTGAATCAACTTTCACTGTtgtgggagaaggaagaaaaataaaaaaggtgaaGACAACAGAGCAGGGGATGAAGGAGAGTGGTGGGTGCACTGATGCAAACACCCTGGGCGCCCACAAGTGCATATGCGCAGTTCACACTGGAAGGAGATAGGGCCAGGTGGTCAATTACAAGGGACCCAATCTGGTACCTCCTAGTGGATTTTCCCACAAGGTAGAGGCTTGGTGGTGAGAAGTGAATTATCAATTTACCTTGTTTCTCTTTTCCAAATGTGACTCTGagttactgttttaatttttatattttcagaagtaTCAACCAAATTATCTACCAAATACCTGTTACATTTGAATGTATTTCAtttagttgttgttttattttttaatggaaaagagatgtttccttatatttttcacttctaggcattttatcaggaaaaaaactATGACTGTAAAGTCTTTTGTAAATTTTAAGGGTCATTGTTGCTATCTGTTGAAGGAGCTGCCAGACTAAAGTGAAACTGTAACTTGAAGCCCAGTGCAAAAGAATATGCACAAAATCAATTCAACTCCACAACCAAGAGAAACGCCTGAATGTTTCAAAATTACAGTGctgaaagcatttcttttcaGACATTCATCTTAGGAAGAGTCTGTGGAAGGGgatttttgttctctttggttGAGTCAGCCTCACTAATAATAATGCTTTGGTCCCTCAAAAAGCcccctgaagagtatttttcaatttactcattttgtttgttgtttagcACATTGTACGTTGTATTTCTTAgacttctttcctctcttcttttctctcacagCAGTATAATCAAATTGAAGTAACCCTAAGcatatacttcatttttttttctggtaagccCCCTTCCTACCCCACTTCCTGCCCAATTCTCCAGCCCCAACTCCTATTTCCCAAACTCACATATCTAAAGGAAAATGATGAGAGACTTTGGGATGCCTGTCTACCACTTAGAACACACTCTACTCAGAGCAGATAAAGAAAGACTGGTTTGAGATGTTAAAGGTCTCTCCCAACagcaacacatgcacacatgcgcaGAAGCTTGTATAATTTACATGAACTCATTGGAACTTACTAGAAagtggcttctttctttttcttcttcttttcttaaataacatAATTCCTGGCATTGGTCTTTTTACAGAAACCGTGGAGCAGAACATTCttgagaaagttattttttttcttttaaattgtggaACTATAAAGTGgccattaaaatacatttctgggGTGCAGTGCAGCACTCCCTGTGCATGTGAGTCAGTGAGAAGCACCACCTTAATTGGGGGTTAAAGATAGAAAATCTGTGAGTTTACTCCTGAAGTGGCCTGAAGGAATATAATTAtagaaacacatattttaaatattattctttcaCTTATGGAAATTTGCCCAAATACTTCCTTGTTTTTTCAAATGCTTGTTCTTATTTGTATTCACTACAAATATAGCTATTCCttctggttttctgtgtttctgtttgtctGCTCTTGTGAGACATTTCTCTTTCACAGTCATAATCCAAGCCTCTCAAAACAAGACCTAATCTTAAAAGACTGGATTCCAGAATGTCCAACCTGTTTAGTGCCCCCTTTGCCCGTTTGTGGAAGTGGTTCCCTCTGCCTCTGGATTTTCGTTTGTGATCAGCGTTTAGTGCACTGCTCATTGCATATTAAAAGATTTGTTTAAATACAGTATCATATTTATTCCTAAGGGAATATTCAAGGTAGGCACTGTGACCACCATTCTATAGaagcagaaactgaggctcagaggtgtTCATACTGTAACCTGCACATGCTCACTAATCCCGTGGCAGAGCGTGAATTTCAAGCCACGTTCTTCAGACACTCAGGTCCTCTTTAACCAATATACATTGGGCTGcctcctttctttaaaaagaaccTTATTTGCTGGACGTTTTGGAAATGACCTTGACTAAGATCTGGCTTCCAGCAGAAACCCTTAAGAAGCTGTCTACCCCCTACCCAGGACTCCCCGCTGATGTGCTTTTAACCACTGTAGGGATTCCTGCCACAGGTTCCCTTTTGTCAGAAAGCCCCAAATACCACAGGCTGATGTAAGACTGGATCCCCAGGGCGGGTTCCCTCCCAGATTATGAACAAAAGCCCCACAATCTTGTCAGAAAGCAGTTCTTTAGCATTTTGGTTGATTTCGCTCAAAATAGGAAGTCATTTTCCCACTCTCCGTCTTACGTCCGAACTAAAATCCAGCTGTATTTTCTCTCTCAGGGTCAAGAAACCCAGCTTTCAATTGCACAAAATGGACAGAACCCCAAGGTGGGCAGTTGTTTGTGTAGTTTTATCCTTCACACATTTCTAAATGTTCTACAAAGAGAATGTCGCTTTTAAAAGAACCAGccgttttaaaaattgtattatggGGTTTCCAAGTTATTACCTCCTACAAAAATTGCAGtgcaaatggaagaaaataacacGGAAAATGGGTGTACGTTTAAACCGCtatataaacatttgaaaaaaggaAAGCACCATTGAAATACAAATTGGCTTCTTAGATTAGGGGTTTATTCCGCCAGTTACACTGGAGACCTGTGGGTGGGCCTTATGGATTTTTTGGTAACTACTGGTAATTGTAAGGTTTGGAGTGTGCTTTAGGCTGAAGAAGCtgctgtgtgtgttttgtgtgtgtgcgcgtgtatgtgtgcatgtgtgtgtgtgtttaagagagATGGCCACCTGTGTTAGCCTGAAGAGTGTGTGCCTGTCAGGGCAGCTGGGGCCTCAAGACTCGTAAGACTTTTATTAGGCCTCCAGTTAATGGCCTTCCAGGAACCCTGGCGCAGAGCGTCACCGTTCCACCCGTCAAGACCCACTGCTCTGTCCAGAGGAGACCAGCACCTTAAAAGTTAACTTCTACAGCCAAACCCTCTCAGTAAAGGGTAACAAAGACCACATCCTGACGCCTCCAAAAGGCACAGTTTTCACAGCGCgttttattattcataaaaaaataaatttatttacatatgttaTTTCCTGTGGTAGTGCAGCCTTGGGGCAGGGGCGCGTTCCCTACCGCGGGATCACTTGCTAAGGTCCCACCGCCCACCCTGAGCGCTCGCGTCTGGGGAAGAGCCTGCGCGGCTGAAGGCGCCCGAGCTCGGAGTGGGGAGGCCGGTGAGGAGAGTCTGGAGTCGGAGCTGGGGGTGCTGTAGGAGCAGGAACGGGCGGAGAGGGAGCCCCGAAAGAGGCCCTAGCCAGGTTGGAGCCGCGGGGCTTGGGGAGGCTCCAGTTTAGAAGTAAAAAGAGTAGAGAGTCGCCTGAGCCTGATTAGAAAAAGCCGGGAGCTTGGGAAGGAGACCGGAATGAAGAGGCCACCCGGCAGGGAGGCCCAATGGCCCGAGGTGCACCGGGCAAAACCCGCCTGCGGTGGTCTGGAAAATGTGTCTTCACCTCACCCCGCCCGCAGCTGGCCTCCTCCCGCCGGTTAGGAGGGCCCAATGCTGGGACGGGAACCTGGCCCAGAGAGGTCACTCGCCCTTCTTTGTCACTTAAAACCTTGTCCCGGCTGACGCGGATCTCATATCTAGACTTCTGCCTTTAAAGCAGATGCAGAGCGCGTTCTAACCGTTCCCTAACCATTGTGTCACCAGGCATGGCCCGGGCTGTGTGGAACCGTCCCGCACATGTGCGATGAATCTGGCTTCTCTGAGAACCGACCCCTGGGCTGTCAGGCGCGGGTGGGGGCGGCAACCGAGGGTGAGTCTACAGAGCCAGGGCCCGAGGGTGAACCTGCGTCCCGCTCTCTCAACACGAAAGTTGGCTCTTTCTGGAGAGGCAAAGGATGGTCGCCCAGATCCCTGGCAGCTGTAGCCATGGGGCTGTGCAGTGACAGCCACGCCGGGTTCACAGTtccagggaaaggggaagggcCAAGGAGAATCCAACGGAAACAACTTCTTTCCATCTCACGGGCAATCTCTTCTCTCCTTGGCCCCCGAACACTCGCATTTAACGAATAATCCCATCAAGTAAGTTCCAGTCCGATTTAAGCGGTGGTTCCACATAGTCTGTTGGCTGTGGAAACTTCTTTGGTGTCAGAGTCCGGTCGTCCCGAGACCACGAATGGCCatgtctgtaaaatcaaaaagaaCGTCAGATGTTAGAGAAATGATTGTCTCAAACTGAAACCGCTCTCCTGTCTTCTCTCTGAACTAGGATTTTCATTTTACTGGATGTTGATAATCCGAGACGTGCCGTATCCATTTACGCTTCCTCCTGGACTTTGCCCGCAGATAATTTGGTGAAACTCATATGACTTTGAGATTCTATCATTTCTATCATTTAGTTCCCttcccctaacacacacacacacacacacacacacacacacacacacacagactctctctctctctctctctctctctctctctctctctctctctctctttctttccctctctctctgtcatgcACTCCAATCTCCAAGTAGGAACTGGGCTTGGACAGGATTTTTCCCAAGCCGGGAGAGCTGGCAAATCAGAGAGGGACTTTCCAGACAAATCCCATGCGGGAAAACTTTACTATATTGCAgaagtaatttttctaaaattgcaAAGCCTTTTTTATAGAGCTCGGCCTTCCCTCCTTAAGAAAGGGCTTGCGGATTCAAACCTGCCAGACCCTTAGCTGGATAAAGCTGGGCAAGGGAGATTTGCCATCAGTCTGCAACCCAGTGGTAGCCTGAGTTGGAACTAAGATTTGCCCTGGAAGTAGGATATTAGCCAGTGGCTGTCATTGGGGTACAGTGATCAGAACGATGTGAACACACACGCATGGTTGATTCTTCTCCAGGGAAATGGCTGGCCACTCCCTTGATTTGGGAGAAAATAAACTGGCCTTCTCATTTCCTGTCCCAGAACCTCCACCCCTTTCAAATTTTTCCCTGCGGGCTGACTACACCCGGCGCCCAGGGAGGCCTGGGTATCTCCTCGCCCGGGTCCTAGCGCGCCGCGCCCCTACCAGGTTCACTGGGTGCACATAGCCGTTCTCATAGCGGTCCTCCTGCAACAGCTGCCGCAGGTGAGCGATGTAACTGGAAGCCAGCCGGAGCGTGTCCAACTTGGAGAGCTTGGTGTCGGGGGGCACCcagggcaggctggtcttgagcctaGAGAAGGCTTTGCTCAGCACGCGCATCCGGGCGCGCTCGCGGGCGTTGGCCGCGTTCCGTTGTGACTGCTTGCACTCTGCGGCTGAGCCCTTGGCCGGGAGGGGCTTCTTGCCACCACCGCCCGCGCCCCCCCCTGCGCCGCCGCCCCCAGCCACACGGGGCCGCTTCCTCCTGCAGCCTCCcgcgccgccgcccgcgcccAGAGCGCAGCGCTCCTCCTCGCCGTCGGGGTCCTCCTCCTCGGCGGATGAGTTGTCACTGGGCGAGGCGTAGCTGCGCTCCACGCCGCGGAGGGGCGGCCTCTTGGAGGCGGGGACCGGGTACTCCCGCTGCAGCCCCCGAAGCTCCATGTCCTCCGAATCACTCACCGAGCCAGTGGACATCGCGTTGTCCCCCTCGCCCACACGCGGCCGCTTTCCTCTCCTCTGGCCAGTGTCGCTGTCTCCGCCTTCGGCTCCCTGGCGAAGGCGGAGGCCGGGGAGCGCTCAGAGGAAGACTAAAGACCCGGGCCGGGAAGCGCGGGGTGCGGAAGCGAGGTGGGCGGTGAGAGCTGGCGCGCCCAGCCGCTGACCCTGGGGAGCCTGGACCAGAAGTTGGCGCCCAAGTCCAGATTCCGCTCGCACCGCGGAGAGCTGCGCCTTTTGACAAGACTATTTATCTGTACTCCTTGGAACAAACCACTCCGGGCGAAGAAGAGGGGGTTGGAAAGAGGGGCAAGAGGTGGGGCAGAGGCGTGGAAGGGGTGGGGACCGCTTTTCTGCGTGCAGAGGAGCGGTTGGTGGAGGCGGGGGAAGAGGACGTCTCTGCGGAGCGGAGACTTGGGCATTGAAGCCCGTCGGACCTTCAGCATGTCTGTGCGGGATACGTGGGCTTTGGGGGAGTGACGAGGCAGAGCTGCTTCCTTCCGACCCTGTTTCTACCCCCGGCTAATCTTAGCAGTGGGGAAGATTACCAGATACTTAGAGACGACAGTTTCCCAACCTCTGTTTACCTGCCAGTCTTACCAGTAGAGCTCAGCTTTCAATTCATCACTCGTGATGTATGATTGTCCATTCAAGCCTTGCTGGAtaacagaaaaagcaaacaacatcCAACAATGCACAAGCTACCTCTCATTTTCCGCCTCCTCCTTTTCCTATAATATACTTTCAGGATTCACAAAAATGGTCACAGTGGTTTGTTGGATTTTCAAATAACATCTATAACTTAATGATATAATCTCCACCTTGCAGAACTTGAAGCTGAGCCTCGTAGATAGACGTTAAGTAAAAGACCCACCACTCTCACTAGGCTAAGTAGAAAAAAGATCCAAAATCCACGTTTCGAAATCCTGGCCTGTCGAAATCCTGATCTAGTCTCCTGCCTCGGGGGCACACATCTCTAGATGTTGTAGCTAGTATTTTCCATGCTCTCAGAAGTTCCACGCGTGACTTTGTGATGCATGTGATGGAGAATCCAGCCCTAACGCTTTGCATTATAATGTAGGGAATCCATTGCTATTGTATTTAACAGATTGCATTTTGAAGGGCAAGATCCTGGAGGCAGAATGCTAAGTTAGCACAATCGTCCATTCAAAGTAAAAATGACAAAGCAGCACCCTGAATGATCGTGTCTCATTGCAACCAAGTCTAAAACATGCAGCTCTTGCACCcaagaaaacacaacaaaattgCAGTCTCATTATTTCCTGACTCGAAGGTCATCGCAGTTCCTGGTCAGGGGATGAGTACTTCTGTGGACACGGGCTCCAATGGCCAGAGACTGAGTGTCTGCTGTGTGCCCCTCACTGCGCTCGCAGCTTGTGAGCAGCGCACTGTGTAATAAAACCCGTATGAGTTTGGCATACGGTTATCCCATTTTATGATGATGCAACTGAGCCTTCACACCGGCTTAGGTGTTCACATACTCTTTTCCTGAAAGCCCACATGCTCCCAAGCTGAGCAAGGTGCAAGGGAACGGATGTGCAGTCAGTCCAGGACAGAGCTGGCAGAGATAGCTGGGCCAGCCTGGCTCCCGCCAGTTCCTACAGCAGAACAAATGCGCCCTGCTCAATGCCTGAAGTGCTGCAACAGGTGGCTGGCAGAGGCTGACTTCATCACTCAGGCATCATTctaccttcatctcccaggccaTGCCACCCTTAGTTGGGGGATGTTTCACATAACCCCTCCTGCTCACCCGAATTTGCAAAGGTTTTCTCCCAGTACAGGTAAAAGTTGTCTTTTggttgggggcaggggtgggcttGTTCTGGGACAAGTTAAGTAAAAAGTTCATTTGTTCTTAGCTCTCTCTGGGATGGAGAAATGCAGGCAATATTTGACAGAGTGTGGAAATATTTCCTGGAGCATTTGAACTTGAACTTGACTCTAGGATCACCTTGCTAGGTGAAGGAGAGGAGAGCAACAAGGAGGGGCAAAGAGATGGAATGGGGAGAACCAGGCTGGCTTTCTGCAAGGACTATTGATGACTTGAAGCTATCAGTATAAATATATAGTCTCACACATTAGGGGCAGGCGAATAGGTTTCTAAAATCTGAATTGTTTATACAGGTGCAGAACAAAGTCTTTCTTTAGAAAAGATTAATGGTGAGGAAAGCGCTAGATTTCTCTAAACAGTCACAAaaactgtgcccagcctcaatg from Saimiri boliviensis isolate mSaiBol1 chromosome 15, mSaiBol1.pri, whole genome shotgun sequence carries:
- the MSC gene encoding musculin, whose product is MSTGSVSDSEDMELRGLQREYPVPASKRPPLRGVERSYASPSDNSSAEEEDPDGEEERCALGAGGGAGGCRRKRPRVAGGGGAGGGAGGGGKKPLPAKGSAAECKQSQRNAANARERARMRVLSKAFSRLKTSLPWVPPDTKLSKLDTLRLASSYIAHLRQLLQEDRYENGYVHPVNLTWPFVVSGRPDSDTKEVSTANRLCGTTA